Within the Maniola hyperantus chromosome 7, iAphHyp1.2, whole genome shotgun sequence genome, the region TGATTAACTTTTATGACATGTGGCTTTCAAGGACAGTgagaaaacattttaatattgcTTACTAgactagatgttgcccgcgatttcgtgcgcatggatttaggttttcaaaatcctgtgggaactctttgattttccaggataaaaattagcctatgtccttccccgggatgcaagctatccctgtaggtaccaaattttgtcaaaatctgtttgacggatgggccgtgaaaggctagcagacagacagatagacacgcaggcacactttcgcatttatattattagtatggaggaAGTATAGAGAAGCTTATGCtggtgacttcgtccgtgtggactacataaatttcaaacccctatttcacccccttagaggttgaattttcaaaaatcctttcttagctgacgCCTAtattgtcataatagctatctgcatgccaaatttcagcacaatccatgtagtagtttgaactgtgtgttgatagatcagtcagtcagtcatcttttcttttcatatatttagaagatgttTAGATTAGATACATATATGTATACTGAGTAAGTAGTTAAGAAACAAATGTAATTTAAATGGATATTAAACTAATTTAACAGGTTGTGTACAACAGCATTAGCCACTATGATACTGACCTAAAATCTAAACACAGCTTAGTCCGTCCCACCAGTATCCACAGCACAAATGCCCCTATAACTGCGTTCAGGACAAACGCCACTATGACTGCTCTACCTTCATTGTCCTTCACTTGGATCTCCTGGAAAATGACATAAGAGTGgtgatattttataatttttacggttccatacctcaaaaggaaaaacggaacaattataggatcactttgttgtctgtctgtcagtcaagaaacctacaggatacttcccgttgacctagaatcatgaaatttggcaggtaggtaagtcttatagcaaactttcggggaaaaatctgaaaactgtgaatttagggttagatcacacaaaaaaattaaattgtggtcatgaactaataattagtattttcaactttcgaagtgagataactatatcaagtggggtatcatatgaaagggctttacctgtgcattccaaaacagatttttatttattttatgcattatagtttttgaattatcgtgcaaaatgtcgaaaaaataccactgtagtatacggaaccctcagtgcgcgagcctgacttgcacttggccggtttttcatagtgttttacctacacttcaaggaaattccTAAACTAGAACTGCACTAAAGGAAATTTctagtactgagtgaacatacatatcacaaatttcatcACTGCCAGTAAGctggctgtagcttagtggtccgagcgtcgggcgcgatcccaggagatgcgggttcgattcctgccagtTTGCAATTTTTgacatatatttaaaattatttagagtggtgatagcctagcaaaaatcctcagtgcttgaaaacCAAAGTCTTTGAAAAgtgtgtgttgccagtgatgacatatggatccgagacatggtctgataagaaagctcagtcactcagcgggcgatggagagagataTGCTTGGAATTTATCTAtgtgatcgaatcagaaatgaggagatccgtaggagaacaagaataaccgacatagcttaacgggttgcgaagctgaagggtATATAAGTccataaaaccgatagacgttgggatctcatgatgctggaatggcaacctcgcaccggaagaccggagaactaattattattatgtatgttgaaatatgtaataataatgtaggtacctattacatatTTCATATTAAGCGAACCTTATAGTCTGTGAAAAAGAAACCCAGGGCCGACGACGAAGACCTTTGTCTAATATTTACTCACATGATACTGAAACAGATGGTCCAAAGTCCTCGTGGAAGTGGTCAGGTCCTGCATCACAGCGATCAGCAGACTCAGCGTTAGATACAGCACGGACTGCATCGCCACTATCTGGGACACTATGAGGCACGGGTCCCACTGCGTATAGCGGAATGAGCCAGTCAGCTTCTTCATTTTAGACATCTCTAAAGTCTCAACACACGAGGATTCACTCCACAGACTCCAAACATCAATTCATAGGTTTGTTCACGCGCTTGTGCCACTTTCAGTTCTAGTATATATGCATTTTACGGTAGAATTATAATGGAAAATGGTAATTTTACGCTAAATGATGAATTTCAACCAACTTTTTCTGTAATTTACTAATTTAATTTGGCAATTCAATTATTGTCATTTTAATTTGTCCATGATTTGTCATCAATTcccatgtcaatgtcaaatgtcaTTGTCACGATGCTTCACTTGCTGTCAGTGTTTCCACGTACGATTTTAGTTTTACCTTAGTTTCTGTAAAAATTCGCCTTAAATTACCTTGATTTACGGcgcataacaatattattattatttaagatgCTTGTCAAAAATTTTAATGCGTAGGTAAGGCcagaccagaaaaataaaaacttcacCCTGTTGTGGATAACGGAACTAATTTTAAAGGATAGCTGTTGTGGCATATTAGACAAATTCAAACATGGCGCCCGggcaagttttttatttttctggtcaagctatacctacgtaggtagaTGTACTTCTAAATTTCTTCGTTAGATAAAATTGGTCTGGTGGTTGTAAAACAGGCCCTCGAGTCTCTTATGAATATTAACACCTAATCTCtgtatctttaaaaatatgctatTCTTGTGCTGTTTCTGCTCTTTTCTAGACTTTTTGAGCCTATCTTCTTTGATAcgtttaaaaatacaaaaaatataggtCTATAAGTTGGGCGTAGTACAAAATAGAATTACCACCTGAAATTCTCTCAATCCCTATCGACATAAAAAGAGTTGTTGCATCCTAAAATAGGGCGAAACCCCTAGAAGTGGAAACACTGCTAGATTTGTCATCAATTGGTATGTCAATGTCATTGTCAAATTGTCATTAATTGTCACTGTCACTGCCATTTTGTGTTGTTGTTTTTCAGCCTTTGAGGACACATAAGATTCATGACTATAgtccacagatatgtccagatttgcaactagcgtgccccctcagtccctctcgctcaaaaCTCaaacagattttcttacttgtgaaatgtcattccttctacacttcacgttgtttgtcaaatactcacgtacaaatacattttgacaaacaaaaaagtggccacggtgataaggacaaaacataatcatcttgtcacgttctaacaagagcttaaatgcatttagctatctcgctctaacagtaagtgtcacaatttctaatattataatattatatttcataatattatcttcaattaataaaaataacgcAAGCCATCCTTAACTTTTTCGTCATGGCCGGGCCAGGGGCAAGGGCGTCATATTAACCTTCACATGCTACCTACTCACCTACTTAATCCTAaagtaattatttagttaataaTAGGCAGTTaaagtgcattcaatattaactggcgtgtttccacttgagaccgtcattagcaataacaacagctgctcgattgcggtagaatgacagctacaatgtcacgatcgcaatcacctctgattggttgacgctcgctcaccattggctacaatgcattgttgcaacaagaatcgcacaaattcagccaatcataacaattgagattgtaataatgattgatgcaggttttacgaaattgccCTACAGGATAAGGTACATTCG harbors:
- the Sys1 gene encoding protein SYS1 homolog: MSKMKKLTGSFRYTQWDPCLIVSQIVAMQSVLYLTLSLLIAVMQDLTTSTRTLDHLFQYHEIQVKDNEGRAVIVAFVLNAVIGAFVLWILVGRTKLCLDFSCTFYGIHLLFCWVYNHSFPTTFSWWALNIACASIMCVAGEFLCLRTELQAIPLSNIGAKVDL